The following are from one region of the Carassius auratus strain Wakin chromosome 43, ASM336829v1, whole genome shotgun sequence genome:
- the LOC113061585 gene encoding translin-associated factor X-interacting protein 1-like isoform X2 — translation MASKSKSSDWHLREQIRDLLPLRGKLVLVSKQCEKKILEQRVQEREEIRTLKRESQRLQRVIESMREQQTALQIQDTTGRHEVFLSLVKKQATSERPQYNSELRVQLECKGEMDAEHLWAAFKTIHPSLDSETLDWNISVVFSDKAV, via the exons ATGGCCTCAAAGTCCAAGAGCTCAGACT GGCATCTTCGTGAACAGATCAGGGACCTGCTACCACTGCGGGGGAAGCTGGTGCTTGTGTCGAAACAGTGTGAAAAGAAGATTCTGGAGCAGAGAGTTCAGGAAAGAGAAGAGATCCGAACTCTGAAGCGAGAGAGTCAGCGTCTGCAGCGTGTCATTGAGAGTATGAGAGAACAACAGACTGCTCTGCAGATTCAG GACACAACTGGAAGACACGAAGTGTTCCTGAGTCTAGTTAAAAAACAAGCTACTTCTGAGAGGCCGCAGTACAACAGTGAGCTGAGAGTGCAACTGGAATGCAAAGG AGAAATGGATGCAGAGCACCTCTGGGCTGCCTTCAAGACTATCCATCCCTCACTGGATTCTGAAACTCTGGACTGGAATATCAGTGTAGTTTTTTCAGACAAAGCGGTGTGA
- the LOC113061585 gene encoding translin-associated factor X-interacting protein 1-like isoform X1 has protein sequence MHHVHSLKYSASNGHLREQIRDLLPLRGKLVLVSKQCEKKILEQRVQEREEIRTLKRESQRLQRVIESMREQQTALQIQDTTGRHEVFLSLVKKQATSERPQYNSELRVQLECKGEMDAEHLWAAFKTIHPSLDSETLDWNISVVFSDKAV, from the exons GGCATCTTCGTGAACAGATCAGGGACCTGCTACCACTGCGGGGGAAGCTGGTGCTTGTGTCGAAACAGTGTGAAAAGAAGATTCTGGAGCAGAGAGTTCAGGAAAGAGAAGAGATCCGAACTCTGAAGCGAGAGAGTCAGCGTCTGCAGCGTGTCATTGAGAGTATGAGAGAACAACAGACTGCTCTGCAGATTCAG GACACAACTGGAAGACACGAAGTGTTCCTGAGTCTAGTTAAAAAACAAGCTACTTCTGAGAGGCCGCAGTACAACAGTGAGCTGAGAGTGCAACTGGAATGCAAAGG AGAAATGGATGCAGAGCACCTCTGGGCTGCCTTCAAGACTATCCATCCCTCACTGGATTCTGAAACTCTGGACTGGAATATCAGTGTAGTTTTTTCAGACAAAGCGGTGTGA